A stretch of DNA from Lycium ferocissimum isolate CSIRO_LF1 chromosome 4, AGI_CSIRO_Lferr_CH_V1, whole genome shotgun sequence:
TTAAAAACTCATAATGTAAGGATGCCCCCAAGGTTTAGTTAAAGTTAAAAAGGTTGAGGGACTTGTCACTTAGATCACAGGTTCCAGCCCTGCTCCATGCGAACAAGCTTGATATTTAAATGGACAAGGGTGGAGGGGCGGGCCCATTTTCTCCGAGTTTTGAAGGCTGCGTCACCCGTCTTGGCGGTCGTAAAAGAAGGCATAATTTAAGAATGCATGCGTTTTAGCAATGGCAAAAATCTGATAAACATACGTGGGGAAGTCAAatattctctttcttttaaaCAAAACTGTGAAATTTGTCAATGCCTTCAGATCAGTAAATGAAGGTTGAAGCATGGGAGAAAGTGAAAGACTTGAGAAAGAACCTTGAAAAGAGTGGGAGCAATACTATAGTGTGCCTTTGTCTTTTTGTCCCAAGActatattttgaattttgatacCAATTATGAGGGGCCCCAACATGAACCATTCTAAAGCCTTGAAAGGTGTGTCATTCTTAATGTTTCGTGCCTATTTATTGACTTAGATTACAATCTTTGAATCAAAGCGCGAATCATtctattttgatttctttgattgtatcaaatcatgtcttgataTATTTGTGTTGATAGGTCATTATTTAGCGTATATGAATGGGGAGTAATAAGGTTATGATACTGCCTCTTTGTTCCTGAATTTTGGTGATGGTCCAGTGTGATAAGATTAGTCTCATGTTTAAACTGTTTTGGTTGACCAATTTGTTTTCCTCAGTGTCATTCTGAAAGAAAGCTATCTTGTTATGCTGATTGAGACAGCTTCCATTATGCATGTATTGATCCACAACCTATTAGTTATGCCTCAATCCCAAAGTAGTTGAACAATTTCACTAGTACTACAATAAAGGAGCTCAAAACATTTCTAGTATTTCAGATATTTAGTTTTTCCATTTGATGCTCCAGATATTTGGTGAAAAGAGTAAATAATGATATCTTGGCAATATAATGCTCATCATCAGTTTGACTAATTCACACTTGTATATTATTATGGGGTTCGAAGAACTCTGCTCTTCTATTTGATATGTGTTTTCTGGCGTTAGTTTCTGAACTTTTGTCCTGTAGGTTATGCTGGATAGAGACACTGGTCGCCCTCGTGGATTTGGGTTTTTAACATTTGCAGACCACCGGGCAATGGAGGATGCAATAAGAGAAATGGATGGTGTGGAGATTGGTGATAAGGTGATATCCGTGAATAAGGCCCAACCAAAGATGGGAAGTGAGGATCCTGACCATGGTTATGGTGGAGGTTACTCATCAGGTAGCAGGGCAAGCTACGGTGGGGGTTATAGGTCAGTTGGGCAAGACACTTGCTTTAGCTGCGGTCGCCCTGGCCATTGGGCCAGAGACTGTCCGTTAGAAGGAGGTGGCCGGGGTGCTCGACCACTAACACCCCCTCCTCGTTCTAGGTATGGTGGTGGACGTGGGGACAGGTTTGGAAGTGACCGTGATAGGTACATGGATGACCGATATGATAGAGGGAACTATGCTGATAGGGAGCGCTATGACAGCAGATATGGGAGCGGTGATCGATACACTAGTGACAGGTATGTTTTTATAAAAACCGACAATAAAATGCAGCGGTGGAACAATTTTGACTGGAAGTTTGTTCACAAAACCAGCGTAGTTTTCCGGTTTTATACCCAACACCCCAAAAAATAATGGAGTAATTGTTTGAGGTGGTGCTGCTATTTAATCTTTTTTTCCCCTGTTCTTCATTTCTTGTTTATTGTTAAGTGTGAAGTGGTCTTTAGTTGTCTCACCAAAATAACTTCTATTGTTATCTAGGTACCCTCCTAGTGGTGATCGCTTGGGCAACAGGTATGGGGGTTCTGACCGCTACCCTCAGAATGGCTATGGCAAAGGAAGAGGGTTTGACAGGGATGTAGGCCCGAGAGGTGTGGGTGACAGATATGAAGCTGGAGGGCCAGCCCGATATGAGGGAAGAAGCTACAGAGATAGAGCGGGACCTTATGATCGCCCTCGAAGGGGAGGACGCCCACCTTCCTTTGACCGTTACTGAGATGAATGTGCACATCCATGTGGTAGATGTTCAATTTTAGTTGATCTCTGCAGTAGTATGGACTAGGATAAATGTATGCCGTCTTGTTTGGAGCAGCTAGTTGTGACTACGCATGAATACTGAGGAGTAGAGTAAATTAGTAGGAATGTAGCTGGTAAAACAGAGTGGACGGGCACTTTAGTGTCTTGActtgtttttatgctttataaACGAGGGAGCTTCCTCTATTGGAATGCACTATAGTCCTCTGTATGTTATTTCCACTTATAACTCAAATCATTCTCTCTCTGCGTCTCTTCTCATCGGGAATAACAAGATTGTTCCTGGATTTAGTGATGTATAGTTCTTCGTCCAATGCATGTACGTATTGTAAGAAAGCATGCATTTCCTTTCTCTCAATGCATGTATGACTGGGTTGCCAATTCTGCAATTGAATGGTACACTATTTAATCAGCTCGTGATGCCTACAATTCAGCTAGCAGTAAGGTTTATAAATTGGTTTGTCAGTAGAACAGCATAAATTACGTGTGTTATTTGACACTTGATAAACCGAGTGGAATTAAATGTTAAATTTACTAGTAAAGTGCCATTATCATCTCTTTTATGATCCCCTCTTACTGGTTGCTTTCATCCCTTAAGCAAATTGGCCCTACCATGCAACATCTACCCATACAATCTGGATCAAAAGAGAAGGATTCAACAGAAGTACAAATTCCCTGTGGATTCTACAAGGAGTATTCAACCGAAGTGGAAGATATTTTCTATTGTTCAGAGAACAATATCAAGCACCAGAGGTAATAAAAAGCTAGAGGAGCGGTGACCACAACTTAATCAACAAGTCCACGAGATAAACAAAAATGTGAAAGCACAGTGCCACGCCATAACTAACGAGCA
This window harbors:
- the LOC132051516 gene encoding glycine-rich RNA-binding protein RZ1C-like isoform X1, giving the protein MSGKVQQDYRIFVGGLSWDVSDRQLEDAFSPFGKILDCQVMLDRDTGRPRGFGFLTFADHRAMEDAIREMDGVEIGDKVISVNKAQPKMGSEDPDHGYGGGYSSGSRASYGGGYRSVGQDTCFSCGRPGHWARDCPLEGGGRGARPLTPPPRSRYGGGRGDRFGSDRDRYMDDRYDRGNYADRERYDSRYGSGDRYTSDRYPPSGDRLGNRYGGSDRYPQNGYGKGRGFDRDVGPRGVGDRYEAGGPARYEGRSYRDRAGPYDRPRRGGRPPSFDRY
- the LOC132051516 gene encoding glycine-rich RNA-binding protein RZ1C-like isoform X2, coding for MIEICRTADSAAQVMLDRDTGRPRGFGFLTFADHRAMEDAIREMDGVEIGDKVISVNKAQPKMGSEDPDHGYGGGYSSGSRASYGGGYRSVGQDTCFSCGRPGHWARDCPLEGGGRGARPLTPPPRSRYGGGRGDRFGSDRDRYMDDRYDRGNYADRERYDSRYGSGDRYTSDRYPPSGDRLGNRYGGSDRYPQNGYGKGRGFDRDVGPRGVGDRYEAGGPARYEGRSYRDRAGPYDRPRRGGRPPSFDRY